In a genomic window of Phaeodactylum tricornutum CCAP 1055/1 chromosome 6, whole genome shotgun sequence:
- a CDS encoding predicted protein translates to MTSSIGNIPVLDIRLFYSNPHHFVDQLCQACHCVGFFLLRHDLPPALAERQLDVTRQFFEKPLSEKMKISYETRASFRGYMKLGMENTAGRTDLREQVEYAVEYDTSRFLKEAASWPAYNRLRAQNPWPDDETETSFRRTTTDFASHVCRIAEILREALCLALGMEGNALDCFFAEPHWALKLVSYPHVADESGKDSFGVGSHTDTNFLTMVLQDDVGGLQVFSQGNWIDVTT, encoded by the coding sequence ATGACATCTTCTATTGGAAATATCCCGGTATTGGATATCCGTCTGTTTTATTCCAACCCACACCATTTCGTCGATCAATTGTGCCAGGCATGCCATTGCGTTGGTTTCTTCCTCCTGCGTCACGACTTGCCCCCCGCCTTGGCCGAGCGACAATTGGACGTCACCAGACAGTTTTTCGAAAAGCCCCTTTCGGAAAAGATGAAGATTTCCTACGAAACGAGGGCGTCCTTTCGTGGGTACATGAAGCTGGGTATGGAAAATACGGCAGGACGGACCGACTTGCGGGAACAAGTCGAGTACGCCGTAGAGTATGACACGAGCAGGTTTCTTAAAGAAGCTGCGTCGTGGCCGGCGTACAATCGGCTTCGAGCCCAAAATCCCTGGCCtgacgacgaaaccgaaaCATCCTTTCGACGGACCACAACCGACTTTGCATCCCACGTCTGTCGAATTGCTGAAATTCTGCGGGAAGCGCTGTGTTTGGCACTAGGGATGGAAGGGAATGCTCTAGATTGTTTTTTTGCTGAGCCTCACTGGGCACTTAAATTGGTTTCGTACCCTCACGTTGCCGATGAGTCGGGAAAGGATTCGTTTGGAGTCGGATCCCACACGGATACAAACTTTCTCACAATGGTCCTTCAAGATGATGTGGGTGGCTTACAAGTCTTCTCACAAGGGAATTGGATTGACGTTACGACGTAG
- a CDS encoding predicted protein — MAVRAPKLESRWHPERYLANDHDKSGGYRRRVPFPSMLRNRGGQQVPVSYYATSPESSPRENGYLNPDPIVEGIDERIPQSASGRNHLSRISNRTVRNHASLIMSHGVHSRVPCPTPVVVVQPTMEVATSGATRLYASLLASLLVSIILYNLTSNDTNITITKAYNPTDRFHLPPQLPHQLPSNDPSAYTFDSFFLILMRFLLLTTVVVNVAYVVAFSQQSLASRSLCLSSSRWPAQSRCYQSASPGDSTTTTTVPSTNGPRRGYALEDDFHLLTDETLRSVELDRRERQDYSMQRVALRTGVVASETPASSGLLDPPSLTLGRALVLAAAAIYGTNFAAVKLLDEAMPMALSAALRFSLAAVVVTSIVLANERKTNNPQTRETRWGATLAGAEVGAWYCIGYICQASGLHTSDASKSAFFNALAVIVVPLLDSFFKGKKLGGRGLASVAMAIGGVALLQMGPALTGTSVGTSPADFPVSAGDMFCLAQALFFGIGYWRLEAAATQFPHQASRITAGQLCAVAAGSVLLFVGADDLPTLQALEHWLTDGFIVKTIIWTGLFSTALALYLETVALKVVSATELTVLMTSVSLWGSAFAYVTMGEMLDRLGLLGGLLILTGCVLSSTGGSPNAIGNSKDFLNKDSDHAS, encoded by the exons ATGGCAGTGCGCGCGCCCAAATTGGAGAGCCGTTGGCATCCCGAGCGGTACTTGGCGAATGACCATGACAAGTCGGGGGGGTACCGCCGCCGAGTTCCGTTCCCAAG CATGTTGCGCAATCGAGGCGGACAGCAAGTTCCAGTATCGTACTACGCAACGAGTCCGGAGTCGTCTCCGAGAGAGAACGGGTATCTTAACCCGGATCCTATTGTAGAAGGAATTGACGAAAGGATTCCGCAGTCTGCGTCGGGGAGAAATCACCTATCCAGAATATCTAACAGAACAGTGAGAAACCATGCTTCCCTGATAATGAGCCACGGTGTACATAGCCGCGTTCCGTGTCCGACAcctgtggtggtggtgcaACCAACTATGGAAGTCGCGACTTCCGGTGCCACGCGACTTTACGCCTCCCTCCTCGCTTCCCTCCTCGTGAGCATTATTCTCTACAATTTGACATCGAATGACACGAACATCACCATCACTAAGGCGTACAACCCGACGGATCGATTCCATCTCCCGCCGCAATTGCCACACCAGTTGCCTTCCAACGATCCGTCGGCGTACACGTTTGATTCCTTTTTTCTCATACTCATGCGATTCCTACTCTTGACGACCGTGGTCGTCAACGTTGCTTACGTAGTCGCCTTTTCTCAGCAATCCTTGGCTTCTCGATCCTTGTGTCTATCTTCCTCAAGATGGCCAGCTCAATCGCGTTGCTACCAATCCGCGAGTCCGGGCGattccacgacgacgacgaccgttCCGTCAACGAACGGTCCACGCCGTGGATACGCACTGGAAGACGACTTCCACCTCCTCACGGACGAAACACTCCGCTCCGTTGAATTGGATCGCCGGGAACGACAGGACTACTCCATGCAGCGCGTGGCTTTGCGCACGGGCGTGGTAGCATCCGAAACGCCGGCATCGTCCGGGTTGCTGGATCCACCGTCCCTCACGTTGGGCCGCGCCCTCGTTCTGGCCGCCGCCGCTATTTACGGCACCAATTTTGCGGCCGTCAAGCTACTCGACGAAGCCATGCCCATGGCACTCAGCGCCGCTCTTCGATTCTCACTAGCAGCCGTCGTCGTTACCTCCATTGTCCTCGCCAATGAACGGAAAACGAACAATCCGCAGACCCGAGAAACACGCTGGGGCGCAACCCTCGCCGGTGCAGAAGTCGGAGCCTGGTACTGTATCGGGTATATTTGCCAAGCGTCGGGACTGCACACCTCGGATGCGAGTAAG AGCGCATTTTTCAATGCACTGGCCGTCATTGTGGTCCCCTTGctcgattccttcttcaaGGGCAAAAAACTGGGGGGCCGCGGTCTCGCCTCGGTCGCCATGGCCATTGGCGGAGTTGCCCTCTTGCAAATGGGTCCGGCCTTGACCGGGACATCCGTCGGCACCAGCCCCGCGGATTTTCCCGTTTCGGCGGGAGACATGTTCTGTCTCGCGCAGGCGCTCTTTTTTGGTATCGGCTACTGGAGATTGGAGGCTGCGGCGACCCAATTTCCGCATCAGGCCTCGCGCATTACCGCTGGCCAGCTCTGCGCGGTGGCCGCGGGGTCAGTGCTCCTGTTCGTGGGGGCGGATGATCTACCCACTCTACAAGCACTCGAACACTGGTTGACCGACGGCTTCATCGTCAAGACTATCATTTGGACCGGACTGTTCTCCACCGCGTTGGCCTTGTATTTGGAAACCGTCGCACTCAAAGTCGTGTCGGCCACGGAATTGACGGTCCTCATGACGAGCGTATCGTTGTGGGGATCAGCCTTTGCCTACGTGACCATGGGCGAAATGCTGGATCGACTGGGACTCCTCGGTGGTCTCTTGATTTTGACGGGATGTGTCCTCTCGTCGACGGGTGGCAGTCCCAACGCTATCGGCAACAGCAAAGACTTTCTCAATAAAGACAGTGACCATGCGTCGTAA
- a CDS encoding predicted protein, whose translation MIMPLPVAAPLPTTRELAARAILSTSALVSQVPVHPAVSVTQPQQKEEPLPVTQLKAIFARSETGQKILQRPNRCMFSKPSPEATDAYDLEVVKAIRNNEIEKLRALQRNGKSLDACNRFGESLIHMACRRSDLGMVKFLVEEAGVRVDVRDDFGRLPLHDACWTTLPNFAVMDVLIKASSPALLLSEDVRGHTPYHYARREHWTDWVQFLNDRDQLITQRLCAAKILG comes from the coding sequence ATGATTATGCCACTGCCGGTAGCGGCTCCGCTTCCCACTACCCGAGAGTTGGCCGCCCGTGCGATCCTCTCCACCAGTGCTCTCGTAAGTCAAGTCCCCGTCCATCCAGCAGTCTCCGTGACACAGCcgcaacaaaaagaagagccACTCCCAGTAACCCAACTGAAGGCTATTTTCGCACGATCCGAAACTGGTCAGAAGATCTTGCAAAGACCGAACCGATGCATGTTCAGTAAACCCAGTCCCGAAGCCACGGACGCCTACGATTTGGAAGTCGTCAAGGCAATACGGAACAACGAAATCGAGAAACTGCGTGCACtccaaagaaatggaaaaagccTAGATGCTTGCAATCGATTCGGCGAGTCCCTCATCCATATGGCCTGTCGACGGAGTGATTTGGGCATGGTCAAGTTTTTAGTCGAAGAAGCCGGAGTCCGAGTGGACGTCCGGGACGACTTTGGCCGGCTCCCACTCCACGATGCCTGTTGGACAACGTTGCCAAATTTTGCAGTTATGGACGTGTTGATCAAAGCTAGTTCACCTGCGCTACTCCTTTCGGAAGATGTACGAGGGCACACACCTTATCACTACGCTAGGCGAGAGCACTGGACCGACTGGGTTCAGTTCCTGAATGACAGGGATCAGCTTATTACCCAGAGACTATGTGCCGCCAAAATTTTGGGGTAA
- a CDS encoding predicted protein, translated as MIDISATMSTPLSPRITDNGLQKHCASLHAADSLPPSKKRRLSDEEPFEALSPVDVARSMLSNVKQGLRTKPSYSISDTDLDGYTMEKVTAIRNKDVAKLRSMLTDDAASFKACNRNGETLLHLACRRGGVDVVKFLIDEASVSPNVVDGLGRSVLHDVCWKSTADVVLMKTLISRISPELLVAEDIRGHTPFDYARREHWAEWNVFLAESKDCIRSRLEPDSDALYMIA; from the coding sequence ATGATAGATATCTCTGCCACCATGTCAACGCCACTATCACCTCGTATCACAGACAATGGCCTACAAAAGCATTGTGCAAGCTTACACGCGGCGGATTCTTTACCACCTTCCAAGAAGCGACGACTCTCGGATGAAGAACCATTCGAGGCTTTAAGTCCTGTTGACGTTGCTCGTAGTATGCTCTCCAATGTAAAACAAGGTTTGCGAACAAAGCCATCTTATAGTATCAGTGATACCGATCTCGATGGCTACACCATGGAAAAAGTCACTGCGATACGTAACAAGGATGTTGCCAAGCTACGGAGTATGCTCACAGACGACGCGGCGTCCTTCAAAGCATGCAATCGAAATGGTGAAACACTTCTGCATTTGGCTTGCCGACGTGGAGGAGTGGACGTAGTCAAGTTTCTCATCGACGAGGCCAGCGTTTCGCCGAACGTTGTCGATGGTCTAGGCCGCTCAGTTCTGCACGATGTTTGCTGGAAGAGCACCGCAGATGTGGTACTCATGAAAACTTTAATCAGCAGGATTTCGCCCGAACTCCTGGTCGCGGAAGACATTCGGGGGCACACTCCTTTTGACTACGCCCGGCGCGAGCATTGGGCCGAATGGAACGTGTTTTTGGCAGAATCCAAAGACTGCATTCGCTCCAGGCTAGAGCCAGACAGCGATGCCCTTTACATGATTGCGTAA
- a CDS encoding predicted protein has translation MDLTNRELLQSSSRKRKRVGERTEVSKNSSSLSETEIVATKKDVSPVEFLRLLIPSAEDPPQSGASLFPFSGQAPSMEELKNYDMESVTAIRAMDVAHLRHLLTNEGKSFHACNRNGESLLHLACRRSNVDTVNFLVHEANVATSAVDDLGRTILHDAVWKSFADVELLKALLPTISPRLLLQKDQRGHTAFDYARRQHWTVWIEFLESQKDFIVRRLSMEGETGTIVG, from the coding sequence ATGGACTTGACCAACAGAGAATTGCTACAATCGTCTTCGAGGAAACGCAAGCGCGTAGGAGAACGCACAGAGGTGTCGAAGAActccagttcactgtcagaaacCGAAATTGTTGCAACGAAGAAGGATGTGAGTCCAGTAGAGTTTCTTCGTTTGCTCATTCCCTCTGCCGAAGACCCACCACAGAGCGGCGCTTCGCTATTTCCTTTCAGCGGGCAAGCCCCTTCTATGGAGGAACTCAAAAACTATGACATGGAGTCAGTGACGGCGATTCGTGCCATGGATGTGGCCCATTTACGTCATCTCTTGACTAACGAAGGCAAGAGCTTTCACGCCTGCAATCGCAACGGCGAAAGTCTGTTGCATCTCGCCTGTCGACGAAGTAACGTGGACACTGTAAACTTTCTCGTGCACGAGGCGAACGTTGCCACCAGCGCGGTGGATGACCTGGGACGTACCATTCTCCACGATGCCGTGTGGAAGAGCTTTGCCGATGTGGAGCTATTGAAGGCACTGCTTCCAACTATTTCGCCGCGATTGTTGCTGCAAAAGGATCAACGCGGGCACACGGCGTTTGACTATGCCCGACGACAGCATTGGACCGTTTGGATTGAGTTTTTGGAATCGCAGAAGGATTTCATCGTTCGACGCTTATCCATGGAAGGCGAAACAGGCACAATAGTTGGCTAG
- the HAT gene encoding histone acetyltransferase (Similar to histone acetyltransferases (HATs) which acetylate lysine residues in histone amino-terminal tail regions. HATs are involved in the regulation of both promoter-specific transcription and long-range/chromosome-wide transcription), which translates to MGTTNPPTRRDGMTMEATTDEPKWSSAALCIELRLLDQTFRPEYTHQCFPGERIRGYQPLRSVLPTDLYHTSYAQHDQALRELAVRVTLAPSCQTCVVEVETAAKRMLRRNSQRTPTKRHRTADQQVALNTEEGNNSDEDDPSVDASVENSTEATEEETSEYEEGDDSAAVVDPNEGSTRQRRMPVADIRQQLSLALPVLTETRDLQHCANAFLRRPLGTIVESYTRKGMEFVVTLADGRTPSVAEFHHNAQRLALFFIENADGVDVASVEEGHWKVLYVFRKHSTTKQYSLVAYTTLFHFSSPFRKPTPGIIVRVCQVLVLPPYQRQGHGRDMLQAVYRYAHGQYKEFPSHGESQREYQIVQVNVEDPAPAFTALRNRVDYQHVKLPEAFRAMDVTQTDFFGSLPEPQALAIAEDAKVTVRQIHTVYEMDRWQRLQAYTASAQDNDAPPAETARRDALEKAYRLLVKRRLNKLHREELSAFRVKTEMQDALAKLYDEQVQGYQAILESLEASQTKERKI; encoded by the coding sequence ATGGGGACTACGAATCCACCAACGAGACGAGACGGAATGACGATGGAAGCAACCACGGACGAGCCCAAATGGAGTAGTGCGGCGTTGTGCATCGAGCTCCGCTTGCTCGACCAAACCTTCCGTCCCGAGTATACACACCAATGCTTTCCCGGGGAACGTATTCGTGGTTACCAACCACTACGATCCGTGTTGCCTACCGATCTGTATCATACTTCTTACGCACAACATGATCAAGCGTTGCGAGAATTGGCCGTCCGAGTGACGTTGGCTCCATCGTGTCAGACCTGTGTCGTTGAAGTGGAGACTGCTGCGAAGCGAATGTTGCGGAGAAACTCACAACGAACGCCAACAAAACGTCACCGCACGGCCGACCAACAAGTTGCGTTAAATACTGAGGAAGGGAACAACagtgacgaggacgatccATCGGTCGATGCGAGTGTCGAAAACTCGACCGAAGcgaccgaagaagaaacctcTGAATACGAAGAGGGTGACGACAGTGCCGCGGTCGTCGACCCAAACGAAGGATCCACCAGACAGCGACGCATGCCTGTTGCGGATATTCGTCAACAGCTGAGTTTGGCGCTTCCGGTACTCACCGAGACGCGAGATTTACAGCATTGCGCGAACGCGTTTCTACGTCGTCCGCTCGGGACAATCGTGGAATCCTATACCCGGAAAGGAATGGAATTCGTCGTGACACTCGCGGATGGTCGGACTCCTTCCGTAGCCGAGTTTCACCACAATGCCCAACGACTCGCGCTATTCTTCATCGAAAACGCCGACGGCGTGGACGTGGCGTCTGTGGAGGAAGGACACTGGAAGGTCCTCTACGTCTTTCGAAAACATTCGACAACCAAACAATATTCCCTTGTTGCCTACACCACTTTGTTTCATTTCTCGTCACCCTTTCGCAAGCCCACACCCGGAATTATTGTTCGCGTTTGTCAAGTCCTCGTCTTGCCTCCCTACCAGCGGCAAGGACACGGCCGAGACATGCTTCAAGCCGTCTACCGGTACGCACACGGCCAATACAAGGAGTTTCCGTCGCACGGGGAGAGCCAACGAGAGTATCAGATTGTGCAGGTCAACGTGGAGGACCCAGCCCCGGCCTTTACGGCCTTGCGGAACCGGGTCGATTACCAGCACGTCAAACTTCCCGAAGCATTCCGAGCCATGGATGTTACGCAAACCGATTTTTTCGGCTCGTTGCCGGAACCCCAGGCACTGGCAATAGCGGAAGACGCCAAAGTTACGGTACGCCAAATTCACACGGTGTACGAAATGGATCGTTGGCAACGTCTACAAGCGTACACGGCCAGTGCCCAGGACAACGACGCTCCACCAGCCGAGACGGCTCGCCGGGACGCACTAGAAAAAGCCTACCGTTTGCTCGTGAAACGACGGCTCAACAAGCTACACCGGGAGGAATTGAGTGCGTTTCGGGTCAAGACTGAAATGCAAGATGCCTTGGCCAAGCTATACGACGAGCAAGTGCAAGGCTATCAAGCTATTCTTGAAAGTTTGGAGGCCAGTCAAACAAAGGAACGTAAAATATAA
- a CDS encoding predicted protein: MTLDSINESGSSNNTTNKNNHTNTNDGPAESGQNRRRRRRWGEVPPVPATSLTTTTTTTTNAPSPPELDPKAKVLAMQESIRARLAAAKAKQELQKTIAATPIATNEAASGASKRPLAYEPPNGLPKATKRAKTYNIDLSVTAPTFQKGTKAVGDATTTGTSPAPAVPLQKVNNPYLAHLEEHDTEAVVDDRLDRASKPRRPHKPLHFIEPGTFAALAERKREKAALAQASGYVSGRKTGHTIVSANLASVYGPQHGRDEEEDETLKPRWDAHPDTKMPLTMEWWDTELLPQKLKKQVAAAEAKELNSQAQAQLVNLDDTDTGTKAVTSVAADGNFEALQKACFDQAALSYSKTAALVQHIVPIKPPNAPSGPAKQAVLHLTRKELKRQRKLRRQEKQREMQDLQAAGLVPAPEPRLTLSNFIRVLGDQAFLDPSHMEQKVAQQMQARQQAHLKRNETNKLTKEQRAAKRTKKLQEDTSQGVTVALFLVQDLSHPLLRANLDLNAQQNNISGAVIECQDPSLGCVICEGGPKAIKRMTRLMLVRMKWRGPDDGEELEYESDEEDEAGEYSTHKYNPDNKCELVWQGMAVKRVFNGFLFQSVETSNQARKILKAKGVSHYWDQLLICKSGRGEVFRLKLGDDSEDEEGNPFEKLDEDIVMADE, translated from the coding sequence ATGACACTCGATTCGATAAACGAGAGCGGTAGCAGTAACAAcacaaccaacaaaaacaatCATACGAATACAAACGATGGTCCCGCGGAAAGTGGCCAGAACCGGCGACGGAGACGTCGCTGGGGGGAAGTTCCGCCGGTTCCCGCCACCTCCcttacaacaacaacaacaacaacaacgaaCGCTCCGTCCCCACCGGAACTGGATCCCAAAGCCAAAGTGCTGGCAATGCAAGAAAGTATTCGGGCCCGGTTAGCGGCtgccaaagccaaacaagaGTTACAAAAAACCATTGCGGCAACACCCATTGCGACGAATGAAGCAGCATCGGGTGCGAGCAAACGGCCTCTGGCGTACGAACCCCCAAACGGTCTGCCGAAAGCAACCAAACGTGCCAAGACGTACAATATTGACTTGTCGGTGACGGCAcccactttccaaaaaggtaCAAAAGCAGTCGGCGACGCGACGACTACCGGTACCAGTCCCGCACCCGCGGTGCCGCTCCAAAAGGTGAACAACCCGTACTTGGCTCATTTGGAAGAGCACGACACCGAAGCCGTCGTGGACGATCGCTTGGATCGAGCCTCAAAACCGCGGCGGCCGCACAAACCCTTGCATTTTATCGAACCGGGCACCTTTGCCGCGCTGGCCGAGCGCAAACGCGAAAAAGCCGCACTCGCGCAGGCGAGTGGGTACGTGTCGGGGCGCAAGACGGGGCACACGATTGTTTCCGCCAACCTGGCGTCCGTGTACGGTCCGCAACACGGGAGagatgaagaggaagacgagaCACTCAAACCGCGGTGGGACGCACATCCGGATACCAAAATGCCTTTGACGATGGAATGGTGGGATACGGAATTGTTGCCCcagaaattgaaaaagcAAGTGGCGGCCGCGGAAGCAAAAGAACTCAATAGTCAAGCTCAAGCGCAGTTGGTGAATCTAGACGACACGGACACTGGTACCAAGGCAGTGACCAGTGTTGCTGCAGACGGAAATTTCGAGGCCTTGCAAAAAGCGTGCTTTGATCAAGCCGCGCTATCCTACAGCAAAACTGCAGCCTTGGTTCAACACATCGTGCCAATCAAACCACCGAACGCACCGTCCGGTCCGGCGAAACAGGCGGTCTTGCATTTGACACGAAAGGAACTCAAACGTCAACGAAAGCTGCGCCGGCAAGAGAAGCAACGTGAGATGCAAGATTTGCAAGCTGCTGGTCTAGTACCCGCACCCGAGCCTCGCTTGACCTTGTCCAATTTTATTCGTGTGCTGGGTGATCAAGCATTTTTGGATCCATCGCATATGGAACAAAAGGTTGCTCAGCAAATGCAGGCTCGGCAACAAGCCCATTTAAAACGGAATGAAACCAACAAATTGACGAAAGAACAGCGGGCCGCCAAGCGCACCAAAAAACTACAGGAAGACACTTCGCAAGGGGTCACTGTCGCGCTGTTTCTAGTGCAGGACTTGTCCCATCCCTTGTTGCGCGCGAACCTGGATTTGAACGCCCAGCAAAACAACATTTCTGGAGCAGTAATCGAATGCCAAGATCCTTCACTAGGCTGTGTGATTTGCGAAGGCGGTCCCAAAGCAATCAAACGCATGACGCGACTCATGTTGGTACGGATGAAATGGCGGGGCCCTGATGACGGAGAAGAATTGGAGTACGAAAGCGATGAAGAGGATGAAGCTGGTGAGTATTCTACACACAAATACAATCCTGATAACAAGTGCGAATTGGTCTGGCAAGGAATGGCGGTCAAGCGAGTCTTTAATGGCTTTCTCTTTCAGTCGGTCGAAACTTCCAATCAAGCGCGCAAAATTCTCAAAGCCAAAGGGGTATCTCACTATTGGGATCAACTTTTGATATGCAAAAGTGGTCGCGGCGAAGTCTTTCGCTTGAAGCTAGGcgatgacagtgaagacgaagaaggcAACCCGTTTGAGAAGCTGGACGAAGACATTGTCATGGCTGACGAGTAG
- a CDS encoding predicted protein codes for MARGPPPRRGPPVQEKKPTMNGEIENRELRVVTPTPLGKDEPLGIMSRDEALAKAKEMGGLDLILVNNNSDPPVCKIVDYSKYRYQLEKKAKEVKKNSKGTEIKEVKMSYKIDVHDYSVRKKSASKFLKQGNRVKCTVMFRGREVQHDNLGFDLLNRLASELEEYCMTESKPKREGRNLSLILTPR; via the coding sequence ATGGCACGCGGTCCTCCGCCCCGAAGAGGGCCACCCGTGCAAGAAAAGAAACCCACGATGAACGGAGAGATTGAAAACCGCGAATTGCGTGTTGTTACGCCAACACCGCTGGGTAAGGACGAACCCCTAGGCATCATGAGTCGGGAcgaagccttggccaaggcgaAAGAAATGGGCGGCCTGGACCTGATCCTTGTTAACAACAACTCGGATCCTCCCGTATGCAAGATTGTAGACTACTCCAAATACCGCTACCAGCTCGagaagaaagccaaagaagTCAAGAAGAACTCAAAAGGTACCGAAATTAAGGAAGTCAAAATGAGTTACAAGATCGATGTCCACGATTACAGTGTACGCAAAAAGAGCGCTTCCAAATTTTTAAAGCAGGGAAATCGCGTCAAATGTACCGTCATGTTCCGGGGTCGCGAGGTTCAGCACGACAACTTGGGATTTGATCTTTTAAACAGATTGGCTTCCGAATTAGAGGAGTACTGCATGACCGAAAGCAAGCCAAAGCGGGAAGGCCGCAATTTGTCGCTGATTCTGACACCACGT
- a CDS encoding predicted protein has protein sequence MMMSKQHHQLKDIAVPHDHDVLSGRGNFVNYHAGNEFFRALVRKHKVAYVACPKPQKGKFSRMILDEIRCLNPPGRFLKQDSVSKMWYDIGEKKALDKTRQALREGAPEIMKEIGDDESSENPASSPLSRETTPKVSMSHDQAPPPPPPMYNSTPPMNNRSSRFGNGYEHYTPAAAPALSAPTGLSHCPTEGTRSTAMRHPGQMMLHQQMQHYQQSNMRNNLFSTQTMAGQQGNPQHTVSRPLPHNHMPTEGFHQQEQEQSHRNHHLHINTVRQVTECGPNLQGRMGDSSIHCHEYLANGRETFDSKISFDDFLEPRPIFSGHVQQRQQHQQDQIQLNEFQQRQEEQHIQPPQLPLRPHPLKEIYSKLYEELPESLGPLPNCKRQVRKGLERDNSEKSIQVDSIFQEMKHSESAGQVNGGASAQNLSIMSLSIGDMNVTSEPTNADSLAAMLNSSLRVGSRKTGRQSGSVGEANNSDLAHVMDMSVATLGDRLSDFGDTSLPRMSESQSNMSFVNVFEETEKDLFAGR, from the exons ATGATGATGTCGAAGCAGCACCATCAGCTGAAAGACATTGCCGTACCACACGACCATGACGTACTGTCAGGGAGAGGCAATTTCGTTAATTATCACGCCGGCAACGAGTTTTTCCGTGCGCTTGTCCGAAAACATAAGGTTGCATACGTTGCGTGTCCCAAGCCTCAAAAGGGCAAGTTTTCTCGCATGATTCTGGACGAAATTAGGTGCCTTAATCCCCCGGGACGATTCCTGAAGCAGGACTCTGTTTCAAAAATGTGGTACGATATTGGGGAAAAGAAAGCTCTAGATAAAACGAGACAAGCCTTGAGAGAAGGAGCACCGGAAATCATGAAGGAGATTGGGGACGACGAGAGCAGCGAAAACCCTGCCTCGTCCCCCCTTTCTCGTGAAACCACGCCAAAG GTGTCTATGTCACACGATCAGGCACCACCTCCTCCGCCCCCGATGTACAACAGCACGCCTCCTATGAACAACCGATCATCCCGCTTCGGAAATGGATACGAACACTACACTCCAGCTGCCGCGCCTGCGTTGTCTGCACCTACAGGGCTTTCCCACTGCCCTACAGAAGGCACCCGTTCAACTGCGATGAGGCATCCGGGCCAAATGATGCTTCATCAACAAATGCAACACTACCAGCAAAGCAATATGAGAAACAATCTATTTTCGACGCAAACCATGGCAGGACAGCAGGGCAATCCTCAACATACCGTATCTAGACCCTTGCCACATAACCATATGCCAACCGAAGGTTTTCATcagcaagaacaagaacAAAGCCACAGAaatcatcatcttcataTCAACACTGTACGACAAGTTACTGAATGCGGGCCGAATCTACAGGGACGCATGGGAGATAGTAGTATTCATTGCCATGAGTATTTAGCTAACGGGAGAGAAACTTTTGACAGCAAAATTTCGTTTGATGATTTCCTGGAGCCTCGGCCTATTTTTTCTGGTCATGTCCAACAGCGGCAGCAACATCAACAGGACCAAATACAGCTGAACGAGTTTCAGCAGCGACAAGAAGAGCAGCATATTCAGCCACCACAACTTCCATTACGACCGCATCCGTTAAAAGAGATTTATTCGAAGCTTTACGAGGAATTACCAGAAAGCCTAGGTCCTTTGCCCAACTGCAAAAGGCAAGTGCGAAAAGGTCTCGAACGAGACAATAGTGAAAAGAGTATACAAGTTGACAGTATTTTTCAGGAGATGAAGCACTCCGAATCTGCCGGACAAGTAAATGGCGGAGCTTCGGCCCAAAATTTATCTATTATGAGCTTGTCTATTGGTGATATGAATGTAACTTCAGAGCCAACAAATGCAGATAGTTTGGCGGCTATGCTGAATAGCTCACTGCGCGTGGGATCTCGGAAAACAGGTCGTCAAAGTGGTAGCGTTGGTGAAGCGAACAACTCTGACCTGGCACATGTGATGGACATGAGCGTGGCCACACTCGGTGACCGTCTTTCGGACTTTGGAGATACGAGTTTACCGCGGATGTCGGAGTCACAATCAAACATGTCTTTCGTAAACGTTTTTGAAGAAACCGAAAAGGATCTGTTTGCTGGAAGGTAG